TGTTATTAAATATTTTCTTAATTTTTTATTCAAGGAGGAATCATCCAATGTACAAGAAGGTTCTCGCAACAATCACAGCAACACTTATGGTAATCACAATGGCAATGGCTCCAGCTACAACTGCTTTTGCTACAGACGGATTTGTTCCAGATCCAAACGCATTAATTACTACAACAACATACGGCGATACAACTGATGCTACAGATAATAGCACTGCTATTTCAGCTGGTACAAATGAGGTAATTCTTGTAGAAGGAGATGTTGATGCAACTGGTCAGAACAGTACTGGTGTGCAAGCTACAGATAACGCAATTGTATATGTAAAGGGCGATGTTGATGGTACTGCTAACGATGTTGTTACCGATGGAGATGCAACAGTTGTTATCGACGGAAATGGTGTTGATAAAACAAGCGTTGATGTCAAGATTACCCCTGATAATGACAATCATAAGGGCGACGTTGCTGTAATGGGAACTGTAACCAATGATATCGGTGCAGCTATTCAGATAGATACAGGAAACAATACTTACAGCAGTTTAGATGATATATTAGATGATATTCCAGACATTTCCGTATATAAAGTTGATGGACAGATTGTATCTTCATCTGGAGAAAGTGCAAGTGAAGCACTTAATGAAGCGGTAATGAATGCCATAAACTACTTCGTATTATCCGATTTTGCTGGATATAGCCTAAGCTTCCAGAATGATGGACATGATCATTCAAAGAGCTTTAGAGGTGTTGGTGAGGCTCCGACAGTTAGACTTAATGATACCTTCTATTTGTATACCAGCTATACTGAAGGCCAGATAATTGATGCTGGTGAGAATGTAGCACTCGTACGTGATAGCGGAAATGGTAGTTATGAATTTAGAGTGATTACTCCTGGTGGTGGAATCTTACTCAAAAAGATATTCCATATTGTTCCTACATCATACGATAACGAAGGAAATGTTGAAACATACAAGGTTGTAGTTCCTGAGAACACAAGCTCAATCGTAACTGATGCTTCATCAGAAAGCACAGTAGTTAATACTGGATACTTTGCAATTGTTGATACTCGTTCTGCTGCAGATGCACCAGCAGCCATTGCAGCTATTAGCGGTGACAAGCCAGCACACACTGTTTCACTTACAATGTCAACAATGACTCCTAGCCAGTATCAGGCAGCCGTTGTTAATCACGTTGGAAATACTCCTGCTGGCGGTGCATTCAATATCGAAACAGATACAATTTCATGTTTTGATAGAACTATGATAAGTGCAATCGCATCTCGTCCTGATATCGATGTAAACGTAGTATTTACATATCAGGGCAAAAAAATGAAAGTTACTATTCCAGCAGGCTACGATGTTAATAAACTTCTTGATGAGAATGGATACTGTGGATTCTTAAGGCTTATGTCAATCCTTGGCGGAACAACTCTTTAATTTGATATATCCATAACCTATATTTAAAACAACGGCTTCGGCGAATCATTTCTCGCCGAAGCCGTTTTGCACATTTCTCTTTAACATAAAGTCACAAATTATGACTTCACCACTTTAAGTTCAGAAGTCAATTCTATCCATAGAAAATAGCATGAGGATAACAAGGAAGTTTTCACCCTTCGCCAAATGAATCATCTATATATTCATAGATTATATTCCTAGTTACATCCTTTGCTATCCTATCTCCAATCTCATGGTCATGTTTCTGTAAATTATATATTTCTGTAAAATGCTCTTTTCTGACAACTACTATTGGATCCTGACAGAACAACGTACCTTCCCTATCAAATGTACATATTTCATATCCCAACAATTTCTTTTTTACATTACAAGCCATATTACTCCCATGCAGGAATCATCATCATTTTCTTAGTGTTCCAAATTGATTCCAAAAGATTTTTATTATCTTTATACCAAGCCTCTATAACAGGGCGAACGTACTTGGAAAAGTTGCCGCTGATAACTCCACTACGTATGTCTAGTTTTCCAAGAACATCATCGTCGATATAATTCACGTCAACAAATGGCTCTCCCTCGAAGTTTGAATTCATAAACACCTCAATGTCACAAAACTCTGCAATCTTAACCATAGACTTAGCTTTAGCCGTCTCACAATAACGAGATTTTCTCTCACTAATCTTACGCGCATATTCCATCACATGGGCTCTATCAACAAAGTTCATATCATTAAAAATCTCAATCAATTCGCGTTCTTCAGTTCCAGTAGGAATTACCATGTAGTCTATATTACGACCTCTATCACTATCTTCCGTAACTCCTGAAAGCAAGTATTCTGGTGTAACATCAAGGGCTGCACAAATTGACATAATCTTATCTGATCCTGGATTAGTATTCTTCTTGCGCCAGTCGCTAATAGTAGTTGTTGCTATACCTGTTCTATCTGAAAACTCCTTCTGCGTCATATGTTTCTCTTCTAATAGATAAAAAATCCTTTGTCCAATCGTCATTGTACACCCTCCATTAATATCGTTAATTACGGATATTCTATCATGCCCGACCTCTTCCTTCAATCTTTTTTACCCATATAAAAAGAGTGAAATAACAATTTAGTTATCTCACTCTTCTTTTCACAAATATTATTTGTTTTTCTTATTACAAGTCAGTTCTTATCAGACCTTCTCAACACCGATAGTAACTTTCTCGCCGTTGATATCCCACTCTTTAGCATTAGCTACATCAGAGCCGTATACGATTTCGTTAGCAAGAACCTTGGTTGAGATGCTGTCTGCATGTGCCTTAACGATCTCAGCAAGCTTGTCATTACCATTAAGAGATACCTTAATGTGATCCATAACTTCGAAGCCGGAATCCTTACGCATTGTCTGAACCTTACTGATAACCTCAAGGACAAAGCCTTCTCTTACGAGTTCATCTGAGAGGTTAGTATCAAGAACAACTGTGATTCCCCAGTTCTCCTGTGATACAAAGCCTTCCTTCTGAGCCATCTCAATAAGAAGATCTTCCTTAACAAGCTCTACATCTACATCATTTACATTGAACTTGATTGAACCGTTTGTATTGAGCTCATCCATTGTAGCGTTTCCATCAAGAGTCTCAAGGTAAGCCTTGATAGCTCCGATGTTCTTGCCATACTTAGGTCCAAGAGTCTTGAGCTGTGGCTTGAAGGTGTAGCTTGTAAAGTCACGAACATCATCTGTGAATGCTACATTCTTGACATTAAGCTCTTCTCTGATGATATCAGTGTAGAACTCACCTACAGTCTGCTCTGCCTTGACATACATCTGTCCGATAGGCTGACGGTTCTTGATGTTAGCTGCATTTCTTGCAGCACGGCCGAGTACTACGATATCAAGAACTTCTTCCATATCTTTTTCAAGCTTAGTATCGATAAGGCTCTCGTCTACAGCAGGGAAGTCGCAGAGGTGAATTGACTCTGGAGCATCCTTAAAGCTGTTGCGAACAAGGTTCTGATAGACTTCTTCTGTCATGAATGGAACCATAGGTGCTGCTGCCTTACATACAGTAACAAGTGCTGTATAAAGAGTCATATAAGCAGAAATCTTATCCTGTTCCATTCCCTTAGCCCAGAATCTCTCACGGGATCTGCGGACATACCAGTTAGACATCTCATCAACAAAGTTATCAAGTGCCTTACCAGCCTCAGGAATTCTGTAATTTGCAAGGTTCTCATCAACAGCCTTAACGCAGCTGTTAAGCTTGGAGAGAAGCCACTTATCCATTACTGTAAGCTTATCCAGCTCAAGCTTGTAGTTAGCAGCATCAAATCCGTCGATATTAGCATAAAGTGTAAAGAATGCATATGTGTTCCAAAGTGTACCAAGGAACTTACGCTGTCCTTCCATAACTGCATCACCTGAGAAACGGCTAGGAAGCCAAGGTGCTGAGTTTGTATAGAAGTACCATCTGATAGCGTCTGCGCCATATTTTTCAAGCGCGTCGAAAGGATCAACTGCGTTGCCCTTGGACTTACTCATCTTCTGTCCGTTCTCATCCTGCACAAGGCCGAGTACTATAACATTTTTAAATGCAGGCTTATTGAAAAGAAGTGTTGCCTCTGCGTGAAGTGAATAGAACCATCCTCTTGTCTGGTCTACAGCTTCTGAAATGAACTCTGCAGGGAACTGCTTCTCAAAGAGTTCTTTGTTTTCAAATGGGTAGTGAAGCTGAGCAAATGGCATTGCTCCTGAATCGAACCAGCAGTCAATAACCTCTTTAACTCTGTGCATCTTCTTGCCACACTTAGGACAAGTAATCTCAAACTTATCGATATAAGGTCTGTGAAGCTCACATGTCTCTGCGCTAGGATCGCCTGAAAGCTCAGCAAGCTCTTTTCTGGAACCAACAGAGAGCTGATGTCCACAGTCATCGCACTCCCAGATATTAAGAGGTGTTCCCCAATATCTGTCACGGGAGATACCCCAGTCCTGAATATTCTCAAGCCAGTCGCCGAAACGTCCCTTACCGATTGACTCAGGAACCCAGTTGATCTCCTTATTGTTGCGGATAAGGTCATCCTTAACCTCTGTAACCTTGATAAACCATGATGAACGAGCATAGTAAATAAGAGGTGTTGAACATCTCCAGCAGTGTGGATAGTCGTGCTCCATCTTAGGTGCGCCAAAGAGAAGTCCTCTCTTATCAAGATCCTTTAATACCTCTGGATCTGCACTGATTGCACCCTCATCCATCTCCTTCTGTGTAGGCTTGCATCTCATGCCTGCAAATGGAGTCTCAGGCTTGAGCTTACCTTCTGAATCAACCATCTGTACAAGAGGAGCGTCATACTTGCGTCCTACTCTAGCGTCGTCTTCACCGAATGCAGGAGCGATGTGTACGATACCTGTACCATCTGTCATAGTTACATAGTTATCGCAGTAGATAAAGAAGCACTTCTTGTGCTGTTTCTCAGCCTCGTCAGCTGCGCACTGATAAAGTGGCTCATACTCTTTGTACTCAAGATCTGTACCAACATATGTCTCAAGAACTTCATAGGCAGCCTGTCCCTCTTCCTTGGCAAGTGAACCAAGAACGTTATCAGCAAGTGCCTGTGCAAGATAATAAACATTTCCGTCAGCTGCCTTAACCTTGACATATTTCTCATCAGGGTTTACGCAAAGGCCGATATTTGAAGGAAGTGTCCAAGGTGTTGTTGTCCATGCGAGGAAATATGCATCCTCATCCTTAACCTTGAAACGAACGAGAGCTGAACGCTCTTTTAAAGTCTTATATCCCTGTGCTACCTCGTGTGATGAAAGAGGTGTTCCACAACGTGGGCAGTAAGGAACTACCTTAAATCCCTTATAAAGAAGGCCCTTCTTCCAGATTTCGTTAAGAGCCCACCACTCTGACTCAATGAAGTTGTCGTCATATGTGATGTATGGGTGCTCCATATCAGCCCAGAAACCAACTGTGCCGGAGAAGTCTTCCCACATTCCCTTATATTTCCAAACGGATTCCTTACACTTTTTGATGAAAGGCTCCATTCCGTATTCTTCAATCTGCTCCTTACCATCAAGGCCAAGCATCTTCTCTACTTCAAGCTCAACAGGAAGACCATGTGTATCCCAACCAGCCTTACGAGGAACTGTGTATCCCTTCATTGTACGGTATCTTGGAATCATATCCTTGATAGCACGTGTAAGAACGTGTCCGATATGTGGCTTACCATTAGCTGTTGGCGGGCCATCATAGAACATATACATGTCACCCTTGCTGCGGGTATCAACACTCTTCTGGAATATGTTTTCATTTTTCCAGAATTCTTCAATCTTCTTTTCTCTGCCGACAAAATTCATGTCAGTTTCGACTTTGTTATACATATTGAGCTCCTTTCTTAATAAAGAAAGCTCCCGTCCTTTGTAAAAAGGACGAGAGCAAATTAATCTAATCTCGTTATACCACCTGTTTACACATACGCGCCCTCGGACATCCCTCAGGTTGAATACGTTTCCCGTTAACGCCAGGATTCACGGCAAAAATCTACAGGATTTCGACTAATACCTTTCGATTCTGCAGCTCAGAAGTGATTTTCGAATAGCATCTACTTGCACCGGACTCGCACCAACCGCCGGCTCTCTGAAGGCTTCGCTTACTACCTACTGTCTTCGTCATTGCTTTTGTCTATTATGGACACATTCTACTATTAATTATTTTTTTATGCAAGATAAAAAATTTCCCGGCTGCATTTTTACACAACCGGGAAATGCTCATTTCATATTTTTTTATTACTTCTCTTCTAATGCCTTATACACAAATGCTGCACATGCTGCTCCAACAAGTGGTCCAACAATGAACACCCAGAGAGCTGCAAGTGGTTCTGTATTTCCTGTAAATGCTGCAACGAGAGCCGGGCCGAAGCTTCTTGCAGGGTTTACTGATGTTCCTGTAAGGCCAATACCGAGAATATGAACAACTACCAGCGTAAGACCAATTACAAGTCCGCCAAAAGAGCCATGATTTGCCTTCTTGGAAGTAACCCCAAGAATTGCAGTTACAAAAATATATGTAAGAATAATCTCAACTATAAGACCTGCAACAGGGTTTCCACCTACGCCTGCAAGGCCGTTTGATCCAAATCCGCCTGTCTTGTCTTCAACACCGCCGAGGCCAAAGATAAGAGCCAGAATTCCGGCGCCTGCAAAAGCACCAATACACTGAGAGATTACATAACCAACAAATTCGCTCACTTCCATTCCACCGCTAATCAGCACTCCAAGTGAAACAGCAGGGTTAATATGACATCCTGAGATATTACCGATAGAATAAGCCATTGCAACTATTGTCAGACCAAATGCAAGCGCTGTCAAAAGATATCCTGAACCGCTTGCCGCATCGCATCCAACCAGCATAGCTGTTCCGCATCCAAGAACCACAAGTGTTGCTGTACCAATACATTCTGCTAAATATTTCTTCATACCACGCCTCCTGAAATTTGTTATTGATGCATGTGCATCTTTATGTTGTCACCCCTATTTCCGACAACATTTTTTCGTACATAAATATTATAATCTTTCCCATATAAAAGTGTTAGTCTTTTTGCTGATTTTCACCTTTGTTTTGCACAATTTGGATTGCATATCTTTAACAGGTGATCATAGTTGAATATGCATGAATTTGTAGCGTTTTTTATTTGAAGACCTTGCATAGAACTTGTATGATTTACCTATAACAGATGCAAATAAATCTGCCGTTCACTATAGTAGAATTATTAACTATTTTCTCTTTGTAATATGGAGGTTACTATGATGGATTTTGATTTTCTACTGGACTATAGAGCAACTGACTCTGAGGCTGAAGTGTTCTGGGATATGCCTCTTGACGCTGATCTTAGCTGCAGATATCTTTGCCTTATTAATGGCTCTTTATATAAAGAAATAACTAAAACTCACATTTCTCTCACTGATCTTACTCCTGACACAGCTCTGGACGTCGAGATCAGGATCATATATCCGGAAGGACATGTAAATGGCTCTGAGCCTGTATGTCTTGGCCGCATTACTGTTCGAACAGGTAAAGTCAAAAGAAAAATCGACGTAACCACGTCACCTTATAATGCCCTAGGCGATGGCAAAACGCTCAATACCGCTGCGCTTCAGAAGGCCCTTGATGACTGTGATGAGAATTCAATTGTCTTTTTCCCAAAAGGAACATATTTAACAGGCGCTCTTAATGTCCATTCAAACTCAGAAATTTACCTGGAGGAAGGAGCTCTTTTGCAGGGAACAGAAGATCCCGCTGATTATCTTCCAAAGATTCACAGTCGCTTTGAAGGCTATGAAATGGAGTGCTATAGAAGTTTGCTGAATTTGGGCGAGCTTGATCATAGTTCAGGTTTTAACTGTGAAAATGTGATCATCCGAGGAGAAGGATCCATTATGGGCGGCGGTGCTGCGCTTGCCAAGTCTATTGCGAGAATCGAAGGTGAACGCCTCAGGGACTATATTGCTTCTCTTGGAGATAAGATAAAAGAGTATGAGAAGCCGGAAACTATCGCCAGCAGATTCAGAGGCCGTCTCATCAACATGAGTAACTGTCAGAATATCTGGATCCATGGTCTGACACTTGGATTTGCACCTTCATGGAATATTCACTTTATTTACTCAGACCAGATTGTAACCGATCACTGCACATTAAAATCTGAAGGAGTATGGAATGGTGATGGCTGGGACCCGGACTCTTCTACTAATTCAACGCTTTATGCCTGTGATTTCTATACAGAGGATGACTCTGTAGCCATCAAATCAGGCAAGAATCCTGAGGGAAATGTGATAAACAGGCCAACCAAACACATAAGAGTATTTGACAGCGTTACACATTTCGGACATGGCCTATGTATTGGAAGTGAAATGTCAGGTGGTGTTGAGGACGTCCGTTTGTGGGACTGCCAAATGGGACCTACGTGGTCAGGTATTGAGATAAAGGCAACCAAGAAACGCGGCGGTTATGTCAGAAATATCCTAGTCCGTGATATCACTGCTTCACATATACAGATGCACTCTGTTGGTTATAACGATGACGGTGAGGGTTCCAAGGTTCCTCCAATTCTTGGGGATTGCAGGTTTGAACGAATGCACCTGCTGGGAAGGTACCTTGACAACAATGCAGGTCATAACGAATGGCATGACTGTCCTTCAATACTCCTGTGCGGCTTTGATGTTCCGGGATATGAAATCAAAAATGTAGAATTCAAAGATATAGAAATGGAAGAACCCGCAGAAGGAATTGAGGATATCCATATAGAGTATTGCACAAACATCACATATGAGAATATGAAAATTGTTCCACGTACTGAATGCTACTGATTGAGAAATCGAGTAGGCTGATTCCTACTCGATTCTGCACACGAACATTCCGCACTTAGTGCTCCATGTTCTTACGACCGGCAAATGAATTTGTATGCAAGCATACATTCGCTTGCCGGTCTTGTTATTGAAATTCGAAAATGACTTGAACCGCACATATGAGTATTACAGAAAACTCATAAGTGTATCAATATCTTCTCTGGTCGTAGCCCAGTCTGTTGCAAGCCTGATAACTGTATGTGTATCATCAAACTTCTCCCAGAAGCCATATCTTACATGTTCAGACAGCTCCTGAAGTCTGTTATTCTCCATAACTATGAACTGCTGATTAGTTGGCGAATCAATATATATCTGATAGCCCTTTTCTTCAAGCCCCTTCCTCAGAAGCTCTGCCATTTCGATTGCATTTGCGCTGATATCAAAATAGAGATTATCTGTAAAAAGAGTGTCAAACATAAGTCCCAGAAGCCATCCCTTTGCAAGAAGTGCTCCGTGCTGCTTGATGATTGGCACAGGATGTCTGGTAGGGACTTTATGTGGAAACACGACTGCTTCTCCAAAGAGTGCTCCCACCTTAGTGCCTCCAATATAGAAAACATCTACAAGCCTTGCTATATCTTCAATTGTTACGTCAGTTCTTTTACTCATAAGACCATATCCAAGTCTCGCGCCATCAAGGAAAAGTGGAATATCATATTCCTTGCATACTTTGGACAGTTCTTCAAGTTCAGCTTTTGAATAAAGTGTACCATACTCAGTTGGATGAGAGATGTACACTGCACCCGGAAATACCATGTGCTCGTGATTATCATCTGCGTAGAAGTCATCAATCAGCTTTTTGACCTCTGCTGCACTTATCTTGCCTACCTGATCAGAATAAACAGCTCGGTGAGAGCCACTCGCAGCAGAACCGGACTCATCACTTTCTGCTGATCCTGTGCTTTTTCTTGGAAGACTTGGAACAGTTAACACCTTGTGGCCTGAAAATTCAATGGCACCTGCTTCATGAGCTGCAACATGTCCTGTCTGCGCAGCCACAACTCCCTCGTAGGGCTCAAGGAGCATATCTATTATGGTCTGATTAGTCTGTGTTCCTCCAACAAGGAAAAAGACATCCGCCTCCGGAGCTGCGCAGACCTTCCTGATCTTATCTGCAGCACTTTTGCAGTAATCATCTGTTCCATATCCATCTATCTGCTCGTAGTTGGTTTCTGTCAGTCTCTGAAGAATCCTGGGATGAGCGCCCTTTGTATAATCACTTGAAAAAGATATCTTTCCTGCCATGACGTTTCCCTTCTGTGTTTGATCTGTTTTATTAATATATCTACTTAATTCCAATCACTCAGCACGGAACTGTTCCTCGTTCAGTCCGTTAAACCTGCAGAAATCTGTTTTTTCCTCAATCGCCTTAACAAACTTCTCAAGTCCTATCTGATCCTCAAACTTGAATCTGTCAAAGCTTGGGCTGTCTATGTCGAGAACGCCTATCACTTTGCCATTACAATGAATAGGAACTACAATCTCTGAATTAGAAGCTGCGTCACAGGCAATATGTCCGGAGAACTCGTGAACATTTGCTACTAAAAGAGTCTTGTCCTCCTTGGCAGCTGTTCCGCAAACGCCCTTTCCAAGCGGAATCCTGATGCATGCAACTTTGCCCTGAAATGGTCCCAGCAAAAGAGATCCCTTGTCAATCAGATAAAATCCTGCCCAGTTAATGTCTTCAAGATTCTCATATAAAAGTGCTGATGCGTTGGACAGCACCGGTAAGTAAAAATTTTCATCCTCCGCAAGCGAGTATAGCTGCTGAGTAAGTAAATCGTAATCTGTCATTCCTGGCATTTTCAAATCCTCCTAATAATAATTCCTTCTATAAAAAAGGTATAGAAGTCCTCCATGACCTCATACCCACGATTCTAACACTCTTTTATCTTGCATACAATCTATTTTTGTCAGTAAACCACCTTGTTTCTTCCGGTTTCCTTGGCAATATATAACTTGTCATCAGCAGTATTCATAAGCTGCTCAGACGTCATCCCTTTCTTATATTCGGCCGCACCGATAGATATCGTAAATCTAATCATTTCATTTCCTGACATAAATTCATTATCTTCAACCTGCTTCCTGATATCCTCAA
The sequence above is a segment of the Butyrivibrio proteoclasticus B316 genome. Coding sequences within it:
- a CDS encoding helix-turn-helix domain-containing protein is translated as MTIGQRIFYLLEEKHMTQKEFSDRTGIATTTISDWRKKNTNPGSDKIMSICAALDVTPEYLLSGVTEDSDRGRNIDYMVIPTGTEERELIEIFNDMNFVDRAHVMEYARKISERKSRYCETAKAKSMVKIAEFCDIEVFMNSNFEGEPFVDVNYIDDDVLGKLDIRSGVISGNFSKYVRPVIEAWYKDNKNLLESIWNTKKMMMIPAWE
- the ileS gene encoding isoleucine--tRNA ligase, with amino-acid sequence MYNKVETDMNFVGREKKIEEFWKNENIFQKSVDTRSKGDMYMFYDGPPTANGKPHIGHVLTRAIKDMIPRYRTMKGYTVPRKAGWDTHGLPVELEVEKMLGLDGKEQIEEYGMEPFIKKCKESVWKYKGMWEDFSGTVGFWADMEHPYITYDDNFIESEWWALNEIWKKGLLYKGFKVVPYCPRCGTPLSSHEVAQGYKTLKERSALVRFKVKDEDAYFLAWTTTPWTLPSNIGLCVNPDEKYVKVKAADGNVYYLAQALADNVLGSLAKEEGQAAYEVLETYVGTDLEYKEYEPLYQCAADEAEKQHKKCFFIYCDNYVTMTDGTGIVHIAPAFGEDDARVGRKYDAPLVQMVDSEGKLKPETPFAGMRCKPTQKEMDEGAISADPEVLKDLDKRGLLFGAPKMEHDYPHCWRCSTPLIYYARSSWFIKVTEVKDDLIRNNKEINWVPESIGKGRFGDWLENIQDWGISRDRYWGTPLNIWECDDCGHQLSVGSRKELAELSGDPSAETCELHRPYIDKFEITCPKCGKKMHRVKEVIDCWFDSGAMPFAQLHYPFENKELFEKQFPAEFISEAVDQTRGWFYSLHAEATLLFNKPAFKNVIVLGLVQDENGQKMSKSKGNAVDPFDALEKYGADAIRWYFYTNSAPWLPSRFSGDAVMEGQRKFLGTLWNTYAFFTLYANIDGFDAANYKLELDKLTVMDKWLLSKLNSCVKAVDENLANYRIPEAGKALDNFVDEMSNWYVRRSRERFWAKGMEQDKISAYMTLYTALVTVCKAAAPMVPFMTEEVYQNLVRNSFKDAPESIHLCDFPAVDESLIDTKLEKDMEEVLDIVVLGRAARNAANIKNRQPIGQMYVKAEQTVGEFYTDIIREELNVKNVAFTDDVRDFTSYTFKPQLKTLGPKYGKNIGAIKAYLETLDGNATMDELNTNGSIKFNVNDVDVELVKEDLLIEMAQKEGFVSQENWGITVVLDTNLSDELVREGFVLEVISKVQTMRKDSGFEVMDHIKVSLNGNDKLAEIVKAHADSISTKVLANEIVYGSDVANAKEWDINGEKVTIGVEKV
- a CDS encoding MIP/aquaporin family protein, whose protein sequence is MKKYLAECIGTATLVVLGCGTAMLVGCDAASGSGYLLTALAFGLTIVAMAYSIGNISGCHINPAVSLGVLISGGMEVSEFVGYVISQCIGAFAGAGILALIFGLGGVEDKTGGFGSNGLAGVGGNPVAGLIVEIILTYIFVTAILGVTSKKANHGSFGGLVIGLTLVVVHILGIGLTGTSVNPARSFGPALVAAFTGNTEPLAALWVFIVGPLVGAACAAFVYKALEEK
- a CDS encoding glycoside hydrolase family 28 protein → MMDFDFLLDYRATDSEAEVFWDMPLDADLSCRYLCLINGSLYKEITKTHISLTDLTPDTALDVEIRIIYPEGHVNGSEPVCLGRITVRTGKVKRKIDVTTSPYNALGDGKTLNTAALQKALDDCDENSIVFFPKGTYLTGALNVHSNSEIYLEEGALLQGTEDPADYLPKIHSRFEGYEMECYRSLLNLGELDHSSGFNCENVIIRGEGSIMGGGAALAKSIARIEGERLRDYIASLGDKIKEYEKPETIASRFRGRLINMSNCQNIWIHGLTLGFAPSWNIHFIYSDQIVTDHCTLKSEGVWNGDGWDPDSSTNSTLYACDFYTEDDSVAIKSGKNPEGNVINRPTKHIRVFDSVTHFGHGLCIGSEMSGGVEDVRLWDCQMGPTWSGIEIKATKKRGGYVRNILVRDITASHIQMHSVGYNDDGEGSKVPPILGDCRFERMHLLGRYLDNNAGHNEWHDCPSILLCGFDVPGYEIKNVEFKDIEMEEPAEGIEDIHIEYCTNITYENMKIVPRTECY
- a CDS encoding threonine aldolase family protein, with amino-acid sequence MAGKISFSSDYTKGAHPRILQRLTETNYEQIDGYGTDDYCKSAADKIRKVCAAPEADVFFLVGGTQTNQTIIDMLLEPYEGVVAAQTGHVAAHEAGAIEFSGHKVLTVPSLPRKSTGSAESDESGSAASGSHRAVYSDQVGKISAAEVKKLIDDFYADDNHEHMVFPGAVYISHPTEYGTLYSKAELEELSKVCKEYDIPLFLDGARLGYGLMSKRTDVTIEDIARLVDVFYIGGTKVGALFGEAVVFPHKVPTRHPVPIIKQHGALLAKGWLLGLMFDTLFTDNLYFDISANAIEMAELLRKGLEEKGYQIYIDSPTNQQFIVMENNRLQELSEHVRYGFWEKFDDTHTVIRLATDWATTREDIDTLMSFL
- a CDS encoding GAF domain-containing protein, with the protein product MPGMTDYDLLTQQLYSLAEDENFYLPVLSNASALLYENLEDINWAGFYLIDKGSLLLGPFQGKVACIRIPLGKGVCGTAAKEDKTLLVANVHEFSGHIACDAASNSEIVVPIHCNGKVIGVLDIDSPSFDRFKFEDQIGLEKFVKAIEEKTDFCRFNGLNEEQFRAE